A segment of the Phoenix dactylifera cultivar Barhee BC4 chromosome 15, palm_55x_up_171113_PBpolish2nd_filt_p, whole genome shotgun sequence genome:
TAATTCAAAGATTTTGACAGACAGGTTTACGCATAAATCCGAGATCATTTAAGTTATCATTCATAATACAAACCCACAATGGGATATATAGCatcttgaatattttttttaaaaaataacacCAATAAACCAGGATCAATCATGTTTTTCAAGATAAAAATTGAATCTTTATACATTAATTCCATCATAACACAGCAAGATAGaaaggtagagagagagagagagaaaaaaaggaggaggagggaagcaaAGAGGGTGTACCAAAGCTGAATCCATAGCCACCAGCAGACATGAGCTGCTTGTTGGCCATGATAAGCCCCACCGAGCTGACCACATTCATCGCCCACGCCCCCGTATCCGAGACGACgaccttcttctccattttcatCGCCAATCCGCCTTCTCCCAATCCTCCCTTCTCAACGAAAAACCAATCCCTGCTCCCTTCTCCCACCTCCCGGATCCCGAATCTGATATAAATAAATCCTCCAAGGAGGAAAAATTGGGACGGCGAGTGGGAGAAGAAATCAACGATTGGGGGTGAGACCGAGGGTTTTGGGACAAGAATTATATAAAGAATATAGGTGGAAAGATTCGTCTTTCCACGCCTTGACGCCGGCGTCAAGGAGAAGGATTCAACCcctagaaaagagagagagagagagagagagagagagagagagagagagagatgggggagAATTGCGGAGGGAATTAATAGGTCCCCGAAGGatcggagagggagggagggaagggaggaagaaggaacgcGGGACAAGAGAGAGAGTTCGCGGGTTACGTGTACCGGGCTGGATGCACCGGACTAGTGCGGATAAGCCGTTCGGTCTAAGCTATCCGGGATAGGGAAACGTACAAGGCCGTTAGCCATTTTGCCAGAGCATAGCACGGGCCTTcggattattattattattattattattattattatttttatttttatttttatttttatttttattttacaacaaCAACAGCGGCTCATATAGGACGAGTATAAATGCGGCCAATAAATTCTCTGACAACGATGCGTGGTCCACCCAAAGCCTTCCAAATGGCCAGCAAAAAAATAGGCAACCCAGTCCTAGTCACGGCACCATTCGCCTTCTTGTATACATGCATGGCCTCATAGATGCGGCACTCTCTTAAAAGTTTGTAAATGTTACCGAGCATCGGCCTCTCAATGACGCGACTGCATCCCCGAATCCATGTGATCACTGAAGCCAAGTACCCCTCGGCGTCACGGGCTTTCGCTCAAAGGTTGGAATAGGGTATGGAATCCACGGATAAGGAGCAGTGGCATCACGATTAGATCCCAACATTTATCCAAATATGGTAAGGGGGGGAATTATCCCATCCACTGTAGGGCATTCTGACGCAGAAATATCTTAGATAGATTTTGTCTACCAAATTCACATCTGAATTTCAGTGGAGTGTATCAAGCTCAGCAATCAGAGGAGAGTTAGTATCCATCTTGCTATAAACAGTTTTACTACAAATCAAAGAGTTCTGCAAATTTTAGGGCATATACaaagataatattatttttttttaatttcaaagcAATTGATTGTTGTTTCAAAAGTTTATTCATCTATAAATAGAGCATTCCTAAAACGGCCTTGTAGAATTAACTAGAATGATCTTATACAAATTATAAATtcttactttaaaaaaaatatatgtgaaAATGAAATAAAGAATGGATTAAATGGTGCAAGAGTTTCTTTTCGGTTACCGTATTcatgtttatttttgtattaaaaaGTTGATTAAGAGGAATTGAATTCTTCTTCTCGGCAGGAGTTGTTTTTCAATTATTATATCCTTATTCATTTCTAATTTAAGAGTGGATTAAATGAGATTGAATCCTCCGAGTTTTTTTTCGATtacaatattcatatttattttttatttaacagTTGATTAGGTGGGATTAAATTCTTCTTAGTAAGTGTTTCATTTCGATTTCCATATTTATGTTCAGTTTTTTCATATAAGAGTGGATTAAATAGGATTAAATGTGGATGGTAATGTAAAGCATCTTGCAACGGTCCCCGTGGATCTAAATAAACTTTACCATCTTGGAAGTTGAAACCCTGCGCCCTGTCTCTAGTTTTCTATATTGCCCCGACAGGAGAGAGCAGCACCTCAAAGGTCCAACGTCGTTGGCCTTTCGTAACCAAAATATCGTTAGGATTTTTGCTGCACAGTAGTCTTCCAACAAAAGGTCCCACCAAAAGTAGTTACACGTATGGAATTCAATTCTTATATAGTATTTGATACACTATGGAATAGATCGGGGCAATCGACCAATAAAAACTCGCCACTTAGCTATAGATTGACTACGCAAAGCTTGCTACATGGTCGACCTAGATGGTGCACGGAGGGTCCTTTATGTTTCAAACTCTCTCTCTGAGCTAACAGTAGTCCGGCTTATATTGTAGACTATTTCCAAACATACACGATTCCCTAGTAGTCCGCACGACCAGAAGCatgatgcaggacaactgcaggaaggagagggaaggggaagaagaagaggaggagaagaagaggagagagaagaagacaaggaggctaattttcattcatcattcaTCAAAATCCTAAACATGAGGATGGATtcatatatatagggtcacaaaataaaataattacaaaaagatcctaaaatgacaatatgcaaataaacccaaatgacaatatgcaaacaaacccaattaacataaaataaatcaatctaaaataaaatcaggctggCTGAATCGGCTGGAACCCGCTGAGCTGGCTGAATCCTGTGGCGACTGGCTGACCTGGCATTGGTGTTCACACCAACTCTCCCCGGTTGGAAAGAAGTCGATCTTGACGAAAGTGGCTCGGTAAAGCCCCGGTAATACTCCAACAAGTCCGGGTCAATCGGCGATCTCTCCTCGTGCTGGATCCAAGTGGAACCGGACTTTGGTCGTCCACGCCAACGAACCAGAAAATGCTGGATGCCTCCATCACTGTCAAAAACTATTTGCTCAGCTAAAATAGAATCAATATACTCTTTTTGTGCTCGATGGAGGAGAAAAGGAAATGTAGATGGCATGAAATCAATAATAGGATAAACATCAAGCGCAGGAGAGTGTGCAGCAAAAGAGCCAACAGAGATTGCAACCAAATCTTTAATATTAAGAGTAAGGCTATGACCAAAATCAAATGGAAAGTCAATGGTATAGACGTCAGTGTCATCCTTGTGCAACACCCTGAATGGTCCAATACTAAGAAACTGCAATTTCTTAAGACGGATCATTACGTAACCCCAAGTTTGAAATTCTTTAGCATAGAAATCAGCTTGCATCTTATATTGAGCAGTACATGCATTAATGCCCTTATGGATTTCCTGATGCAACTTATAAATGTGTTGTGCAAATACATATGCAGGCTCAGAATCCTAACATCAGTTTCGATGGGTTGTGCGAGGGCATATCCAACTACACTCATGGTAGACTGGTCAGACTTGCTATCTGACTGTGCAAGCGAGCTAGGCGTAGTGTGGGTGCATCCTAGGGTTTCAGGTTTGTCATCACACAGTTCCTCAATGTCCGAATGTCATCGAGgtttggttcatagatttgCTCCTCTAAGTCATCTATGTCACCTCCCTGCTCTTGCTGAGCAATAACGAAAAATTTGTTAGCACATTGGGAGGTAACGTGACCAAAACCTTGGTATTTGTAACACGAATTTTGGAATGTGGTTTGGGAGGCTTACCAAGGATTCCCTTGCCATTAGTGTCTCGGCCTGAGACATGGGCAGTAGGAGGGGGCCTAGGAGTAGTGGACCCTACAGAGGGTTTGGACCCTAAAGAATTAAGGCCCGTGGAAGTGCTCCATATGTCAGGGCGCCTTACAAATGTGGACTTAGTGTTCCATCGGTTAAGGAGATCGTCTTGGTAGTTAAGgggtaggtatttttctttaagtCTCTCTTTCATCTCTACCCAATCAGTTATTTCATGTTGATGTCTCCTAGCTAACAGATGTTCGGTGCTTTGCCACAAAAGTTTAGCTCGACCGATGAGCTTCATTCTGGCGAACCGAACCTTCTTTTCTTCAGACAAATTAtaccactcaaagaagtggTCCATTTCATGCAACCAGTCTGAAAAGAACTTTGGATCATTGCGACCATCAAAAGTAGGGGCTTCAACCCGGATGCCTTTCATCACATCTTTAACATGGTCACAAGGTTCTCTGGGCTCTACATTATGTCGGTAACCTCTATCAATATTAGAGAAGGGACCAGGTCCTCTAGGGCGAGGGTAGGCATGATGATGACCTGGAATAGACCTATTACCAAAATTGCCCTGCCAAACAGAGCCTTGTTGTTCtagaatttgttctagggtttcGTTCCCTTCAAGACCCGATAAATAGGAGGCACTAGCTTCCTTGGGTTGAATAACCCTCTGAAGTGAAGCCTCAATTGAATCAAGTCAGGCATTAACCTGGGTGGACATTGTAGTTAGGTCATGAATTCGGGCATTATTGGCGTGGACTTAGGCAATGGTGttttggacttgagcattagtGTCTTGGATAGCCTTTAATAGGGCTTCGATTTTCGAATCCATGTCTAATTGGGACTCAGAATGAGATGCGACACGACCACTATGTAGATGCGTAATATGATGAAGATACGTATGATCCTACCAACTATAGAGGTTCCtaagtagacctaatgcatgaaaataatttgaaattgcAAAGTATATGCGCAATATAAACGAAAGCTAGCTCGTAGCAATTGAAGTCAGCTTAGAATTACGTAATAAATTCTGGTAAGTAGTTGCAGTCAAATAGTACTAGTTTTCAGTGTGTTGCAGGACAGCACAGAGCCCTAAAGAACTCCCAAAGATTAGGTAGCCCTACAATCAATAACAAAGATAGGCCACTACTAGGATTTTGGTGTTGTCTGGAGTGGGTGTTGTGAAATTTTCAAGAAGTAATATCAATAAAGCACTTAAGAGTTAATTGATACTAAATTTAGACAAACAAATAGAATTTACAGTAAGGGAAGAAATCTGACCTGGGCTGAGGCGACGACCAAAAGTGAGGCGTAGCAAGTAGACTCGTCAAAGAGCTCCAATTGGATCTGTGCGCAGCAACTCATCGGGCCTGCTGTGAAAATGGGCCTGTCGAACCAAAATAAAGAAGAACGGCCTGTGGTGGGGCCGGATGGGCCTGATAGGTCTTCGAGCCCAACaagaaagagagggaagaggggggaaTGAGCCAGATGAGTGTGGAGAGGGTTTCACTGTTGAAACCCTTGATGAAAtgaaagagggagggagagttgGCGATGGACAAGGTGCCGTGAGGAGTGGTCGGGACAGATGAAGAAGGGACGGAAAGagaaggcggcggcggcggcgggatgAGGCGACGGGGCGGTCGGACGCAGGCGGCAGCAGAGGAGGCGGAAGCGGTGAGCGGCgacggaggaagaggaaggggcggAGGGCGGAGGGCAGAGGCGGGGAGATAAGGCGGCGCTACAGTGAAGGCGGAGGCGGTCGCAGCGCGGGGGCGGCGCTGCGTGCGGGCGGCGCTGCAATGGAGGCGGTCGCAGCACGGGGGCGGCGCTGCGTGCGGGCGGCGCTGCTTGTAGGCGGAGGGGAAGCGGGCAAGTGCGTGAGGCGGCGGAGGCGGGAATGGCGACGGCGAAGCAGCGAAGACGGCGGCGGCACGAGCGGAGCAACGCTACGAGGGCAGCGGCGCAGCGTGCGGTTGGGGAAGATGAATAGAGGTacggttttttttcctttctttttttctttttttttctttttctttttttctttttttttctttttaactcagACCCGTTGGGATCCGGGTTATCGGGCGTGACCCGCTCCGAAAACCCATTAAGGGTCCATCACGTGCAAGTCACGtgcgttgtttttttttttgatccggGCTACTGGATTCGGGTTAACGGGTTTTGTGACTTACCCGTTAATcctttcttcaacctcccgacggtTTCGGGAGGATGTGCCGCCCTTCGTGGCGGTGGCTACGAGCGGGGTGGAGGTCGCGGCCGCGGCTCTGCGGTGACGGTAGCAGCCGATCTCAGGTTTCCCGGTGGCGGTCTCCTCTGTGGGCCCGATGCAGGCGGTCGACGGCAGACGCGGGCGGCTCGGGTTGTAGCGGCGGAGGGAGGCGTTGCGGCGGCGACGGAGAGGAAGAGCGGTGTCCCACTCCTAGATCTGGCCACGGACGGTGGCCACAGGGGTCGTGGCCGAAAGCTTCCTCTGTCAGGACGGTTGCCACGCGGTTGACACCAAGATGGCGAGTTTCCGTGGGGTCACGGCGACCTCCGGCAGCGAATCAAAGCGGTGGCGCTGGTGTTGTCGGCGGCGAGGGATGGAAGCGGTGGCCGCGAGCGTGGTGACGGGTGGCCACGGGAACAGGGAACCTGCAAAGGGGTTTATGTCCCGTTTTTCTTGGTGAAAACAcaaaccgagagagagggagggttgGACGCGGACGGGCGGCGATCTGGGCCTTCACAGACTCGGCGGTGGTGTCGGGGAGGGAACTGGTTGTGGTGTGATAGAGGGAAGACGAGACTAAATCGTGGCTTTGGAAACAGGGGCAAAGCCgggctgctctgataccaaagctgatgcaggacaactgcaggaagaagagggaagggggaaaaagaggagggggaagaagaagaggaggagaagagaaggggagagaagaagacaaggaggctaattttcattcatcatacatcaAAACCCTAAACATGAGGATGaacccatatatatagggtcacaaaataacaaataaacccctacaaataaaataatttcaaaaaaatcctaaaatgacaatatgcaaataagcccaaatgacaatatgcaaacaaacccaatcaacataacataaatccaactaaaataaatcaatctaaaataaaatcagactggctgaatcggctggaacccgctgagctggctgaatcctgtggcgaccggctgacctggcactggtgtccgcaccacaTGAGTATAATTTACGGGCAAAATACATAGGTTGTTACCATAACGGCCAGCGAACAGGCCCTAACTACTCAACGATGAGCTCTAGTTGTCGCCTATATATTACATTCGGTGACGAGTTCTAGCCGTCGCCTATATATTGCATTCCGAGGGAATATGCTCCAGATAAGTTTTCTTTGGTTTTTCTTATACTACCTCTCTACTACTCTTAGGCCTTCTCCTATTTTCTAAAAGCCGTATTTGAGTTAGGCATCAAAGGATCCCCACCGAATATGCTCTGATGGATGAACTTTCTTATATTTGTTATTTCATGACGAATCCAGCATCGGAGCACTGATTAGAGCAGCACCTCCACCATCAAATATTAACTTAAAGGCACGCGTTGCTGAAGCCATCGCCAACCGAGTTCAACGGCCACCAGATCATCACCATGAAAATGTGCAGTAACCCTCATCTGATCTTTCTAATCTAGACGACGAATGAGCTGAACACTCCAACAATCCTATCAGCTCGACATCTTGGTCGAGCCAATCCCAGCAGCAACAGTATTTAAAAAGTAAATAAGATCATACTTTGGTTGTCCTCGTGAAAATATCTAACATGCCCttgttttttatttataaattacttTATTTGATCACAAAATTAATGTTGAGATTAGCTATGCAGTTGATAGATGAAATAATCtctattttattgataaaataatttttacctTGCTTCATCACGTAATTAATGATGGGTCAGTTTTAAAAAATTGATGGTTGAGTTATTTTACCATTACCAGCATCAAAGAAGCTTTTTGTCACAATTATTTAGGGATTGGCTATCACTACTAGTTATTTGTGATTCTATCATTTCTGCTGCTTCCAATCTTGCTGGGCTGTATATAATGGGTAAGTTTCTGGGTTCATGCGGCCAACCTCGAAGCCTTGGAGTTGTACAACGAAAGGAAAGAAAACACCCAAACTGGTCaaacaaaaaattataaatcatttttttttcttgcatgcCCTAGCCCCACTATATCACCGGAAAAAATTTCTTCTTGCATGCTTGGGTTCTCTTAGGAGCTTTACGTATAATTTGCATGCATCATTGGCGATAAAGAGAATACTTAGTATCGACTCATGCAAAACTGACTCGTGTGAAGTCGCGTTTCCTTTGGATTTTCCACTTGAAGCAGCATTTTTCTTAGTTTTCTCTCTAGGAGAACTAAGATAAAAAGTATGTTCCCACATCTCTTACTTGCTAACGCTTCACATTTTGTTTCAACAAAATCAAGAGTGTAAAGCCacaccaaaaattaaaaaaaaaaaaaagcatgaataccctcctaaatatcaaattttggataaatacccttccaaaattgatatttgcatgtataccctcataaaacacttgttttactattctatctttttttatcCTTGTTTCTGCATATGTACCTAtgccatctaacgccgttaaaaaaattaatgatttcaaattaaaataactaaaatacccttaatggggtagatatgcaaaaataaacatTTATAAGGTAATTATgatggaggacaaaaaaaagtaatttcaaaattttattttatttttaattaaaataaatatgatttttattaacggtgttagaaaaATCGTTATGTTAgaggcatttgtgcaaaaacagtattctatgagggcacaaaaataaataaaaattttaagaaaatattcgcacaaatttgaatttttagaagaatATCCATGCAAAacctcccaaaaaaaaagaaagaaacgaaaTGTCGGAGTTAGAGTTGATTCCCttgcaatattattttctcttcgcAGCAACATGCATGGCACGTACCAAAATGCTGATGACCGACAAACTGTTACCGCGCAGTTTGGTAAAATCAGAGGGCAAAGCACGCCAGAAATCTATCAAGCTATAACCATGTACTCAAGCTTGCAGCATAGCCAGCAATAAAAAAGTTTTGGGTTAAGATCTAAGGTCTCGTTTAATTGtcgacaaaaaaataaaaaaaatattttatatttaattattttttaaaaaataattttttcataaaaataagaGTTTCACGTTTCGTGAAAAAATAAATCCACATaggatataaaaaaaatcaatttccaCCCGctaaaaattagaatttttttccaaaaatattctaaagcttttaaataaaatgagtaagatatttttttttattaagggcataacagATATTTTACATAGCTTTTTCAAGagtagatgctcaaccaaatataaaccACTATACAATGTGTCACTTTTTTATAATCAAGCATTATATATcagcttttcaaaaaaaaatattcaagtgagaaaaattttcttgcgaaAACGAGTCCCAAGGTTTTGGGAAGGGTAACCAATCGAAGCTGGTTCAAACACTTACTAAGACTCCCATGAGCATTAGTAATCTTGAAGTCCTTGTTCAGAAATATCAAATATTAAAGCTTATTTCTCATCAACATATTAATACTCCCACGAGATTAACAAGTCTGGTATCACATTGGAAGtatattttgtttttgttgCAAGTGCATTGAATACCTGCTTCAGTATGTAATGAGCATATCAACTATGGTATCATGAGCTCGGCATATAAAATGAGTAAACTGATCTTCTCAAAACAATGAAACAATAgggacttcaaaaaaaaaaaggacatcaGAGTGTTCTGGTATAAAAATAGGCTAGTAAAATTCATGTGCCTTAATCAAGGAGAAAGTGTATATGGCAATTCAATCATGCATAATGGATATAACTGCTTCAAAACAGAAGAGTACTGAAGCAATCACCTTAATCAGTGCAATATttagaattttaaaatttagctTCTAACTTCATACTTTTTATTTGTTATTCAATAAAATACGGCATACTCTATTTATGGCATAGAATATCAGTTTTTGAAAAACAGAAAAGTTAACCGATTAACTTCAATTTACCCTGCTTTTTTGTCTGAGGCTCTTCACAGAACAGAAACAGTGGGAGCTAGATCTCATGATATTTTTGGATAACAGAAGAAGGCAAATGAATTCACTGACTATACTAAATCATAGTTCAGAACCCAAACGCAAACTAAGAACACGCCCCATTCTTGTCTTAAATGTTTCCTGCCATTAACTCGTATTTGGCATTCAATTCAGCTCTCCAATGATGAGTACAATCGAAAAAATAAGAATGATATCCACACCCCAAGTAAATGAAATGAGCATCAGAGCATGATGAGGCAAAAGTATAGATGCAATGgcaaagattgcataaaagttTGAATCCACATACCAAAGTGATATCTCATTCAAACCATGGATCAGCAGAAGAGCCAGGAAAAGCAAATTATTACCCACTGACATTACCAAGCCAGAACAGCAAGGGGAACTGAACTGCAGCCATGAAGAGCAGAAGATAATGATGCCTGGTGGAATGCTTCTCATACCCCCTAGTTCCTCCAAGAAGGACCCTCTTCATGGTCTTTACAAGGAACACAGCCATGCACACACATATCCACGGCAGCAGAAAATAATATGAGTAGCTCCAAAAGATCCTTGCCAGAACAGCAAGGGACAAGCCAGCAAATCCATACCCGGCATAGGCCACAATGTCCAGCAATGGTGCCTCACCACTGCCTAAGGAATACAACAACCCTTTTAGGAGGAGGATGTGGAAGAACCAGCCTGCTAATCCTTTTGTAAACTGTAGACTCAATGCTTCTGGTGTAAATCTGCACTGGATAAGAACATGTTAATGGCACAATGATGAAAGATTGTAGACGTGTCTAAGACTTGTCTTACCTTCCAAAAACACCCAATGAGAATCCTGAGAGCACAACGTAAGTACCAAAGGCCATGAGGGGGATGTATAAATCTGGGGCATTTATATCATGAACTGGAGGTTTGTAGGCAAGCCTACCTCCAACTGGCTCTGTAATTCTAGTCCAATGTCCCTGGATGAAGGAAATCAAAGGACACGTGACATAGTTATAGTACAAGGAGCTAGCTGACCAGATACAGGAGGAAAAGAAGTAAATTAAGCATCCTTACCCTGTGTAGGAATGGGAAAAGGATCACTTTCAATTTATTCCTCACATACTGGCCATTCACTTGAAAGTAATACTGAGGATCAGACAAATATTGACTAATCTGTTCACAAAATCATGAAGGTGATTGTGAGCCCCTTGCTTTATGTAAATGCACTGCTACCCAGTGGAGAAAAAGACTGACTGATTTGTTTtactatatgaatgttttatCCTCAGCATACATTGCTTTGCATAAATTCAGAGCTTGAGCCTAGGAATTTCTCCCCATATGCTCCTAGTCCACCACGGATGAGTCCAGATCCAGTCCCATAGAAAGCATTTCCAAATGGGTTCGGTGGGGATCTTTGCATGCCAGACTGGTTACCAAGACTGCCATTCATTGCTGTCAAATAGCTGAAAATTACCTGAATAAAAACAAACAGCGTAAAATCGCTCCATTTGGAAGCACACATGTTCCTCAAGTTTGAGAATAATCAGAACAGCCCGAACAATAGCAGCTGAATCTATAATTTTATACACAAAACCTTAAGAATTATGTTTAcggatataatatttatagattTCC
Coding sequences within it:
- the LOC120113224 gene encoding protein YIF1B-B-like: MNGSLGNQSGMQRSPPNPFGNAFYGTGSGLIRGGLGAYGEKFLGSSSEFMQSNISQYLSDPQYYFQVNGQYVRNKLKVILFPFLHRGHWTRITEPVGGRLAYKPPVHDINAPDLYIPLMAFGTYVVLSGFSLGVFGRFTPEALSLQFTKGLAGWFFHILLLKGLLYSLGSGEAPLLDIVAYAGYGFAGLSLAVLARIFWSYSYYFLLPWICVCMAVFLVKTMKRVLLGGTRGYEKHSTRHHYLLLFMAAVQFPLLFWLGNVSG